In Deinococcus maricopensis DSM 21211, the sequence GAAGCCAGCTTCAGTAAAGGCCAGACGCTCGGCAAGAGCCGCGCGAAAGGCGACAAGAAGCCCGGCCGTCCCCGCAAGAAGTAACGTTTCCGCAAGAAGGCAGGCGCCTATGCTTAGGCGCCTGCCTTCTTGCGTACATTTCCGCGTGGGCGCCGTCGTTTACGCTGCAGCATGCGTTTGGCCTGCCTGGTGGTGCTGTTTGGTTCGGCGTTCGGAGCGCCGCTGTGTCAGCCGGAACCCCGTGACCCTCCGGCGGTGGAGGCCGCGTGGGACGCGAGCATCCGCGCGCTGCCGTCGCTCGCGCGGACGTTGCCGGGCACGCCGGACCGGGTGCTGCGCATGCCCGTCGACGGCGTGCGCGTCCGCGAGGTGCGCGACACCTGGGGTGCCGACCGGGGAGACGGCCTGGTGCACGCCGGGCAGGACATCTTCGCGCGGCGGGGCACGCCGGTGCGGTCCGCCACGGACGGCCTGGTGTGGCGCGTGGGCAGCAGTGAACGGGGGGGCCGCTGGGTGTACGTGCTGGGCGCGGGCGGGCGCCGGTACTACTACGCGCACCTGGAGCGTGTGGCGCCCGGCCTGAAGGAGGGCGCGCGCGTGCAGGTGGGGACGCTGCTCGGTTTCGTGGGGCAGACGGGCAACGCGGAAACCACGCCGCCGCACCTGCATTTCGCGATGTTCGATGGGTACGACCCACAGGGGCCGTGCCGCTTTCCCGCGCTCAATCCGCTCCCGCTATTAAGGGACCGCGCCCCGGACTGAGGGGTCAGCAGCTGCCCCAGCCCGGCCCGGAAGGTGCGGGAGGCGGGTGGAGTACGCCGGGGGTACGCCGTTCGGAGGATGCCGCGCGGCCGGCCGGACCGTAGGGTGAGAGCGTCACCGTGCATTCGGCCCCTGTTCGGGCTGACGGTAGCCCCCGCGCGCAGCGGGGGCTTTCTCATGCGGGGACGCCTAGTCAGTGCCGCGGGGGGAAGCGCACGAAACTCAGCCAGTAGCCTTCGAACGCGCGGATGGCGTCGTAGAAGTTGTCGAACCCGACGGGTTTCACGATGTAGCTGCTGGCGTGGCTCTGGTAGGAGCGGAGGATGTCCTCGTCCGCCTGGCTGGTCGTGAGGACCACCACCGGGATGCTGCGCAGGTCGGGGTCGCCCTTGAGTTCCTCGAGCACTTCGAGGCCGTTCTTGCGGGGCATGTTGATGTCGAGCAGGATGACGTCCGGGCGGGGTTTGCCGGCGAATTCGCCTTCGCGGCGCAGGAACTCCAGCGCTTCGACACCGTCGCGGGCGACGTGCAGGTGGTTGGCGACGCGGGCTTCCTCGAACGCTTCTTGCGTGAGCAGGATGTCAGGCTCGTTGTCCTCGACCAGCAGGATTTCGATTGGCGTGTGGTTCATGGGTCTCCTGTCGGGCGGTGGAGGCCCGGGGCCGCCGCGGCGCGGCGCTCTTCAGCAATCAGGGGGGGGACTGGGGGCACCACACGAGGCGTCCCGGGCGGCTTCCTCATGCAGGAGGCCGTCCGGGACGTGAACGAGGCGACGGGCACGCCCCCCAGGATAGCGGAGGGGTGCCCGTCGCGGTAGGGGCGGTGGTCAGCCGCGCAGCGCGTAGCCGACACCGCGCACCGTGCGCAGCAGCCCGTACCCTTCGAGGTCGCGGAGTTTCGCGCGGAGGTTCGCCATGTGTACGTCCACGACATTGCTGCCTTCGGGCAGGCGGCCCTGCCAGATTTCCTGGCCGATTTCCTGGCGGGAGTACACGCGGCCC encodes:
- a CDS encoding M23 family metallopeptidase — translated: MRLACLVVLFGSAFGAPLCQPEPRDPPAVEAAWDASIRALPSLARTLPGTPDRVLRMPVDGVRVREVRDTWGADRGDGLVHAGQDIFARRGTPVRSATDGLVWRVGSSERGGRWVYVLGAGGRRYYYAHLERVAPGLKEGARVQVGTLLGFVGQTGNAETTPPHLHFAMFDGYDPQGPCRFPALNPLPLLRDRAPD
- a CDS encoding response regulator → MNHTPIEILLVEDNEPDILLTQEAFEEARVANHLHVARDGVEALEFLRREGEFAGKPRPDVILLDINMPRKNGLEVLEELKGDPDLRSIPVVVLTTSQADEDILRSYQSHASSYIVKPVGFDNFYDAIRAFEGYWLSFVRFPPRH